One Cucurbita pepo subsp. pepo cultivar mu-cu-16 chromosome LG20, ASM280686v2, whole genome shotgun sequence genomic window carries:
- the LOC111782885 gene encoding membrane protein PM19L-like: MKPIATLLLLLNFCMFAVILGIGGWAMNTAIDHGFVIGPGLRLPAHFSPIYFPMGNAATGFFVTFALLAAVAGAASSISGLNHIRSWSAESLGAASSAAVLAWSLTILAMGFACKEIALDYRNTRLITMEAFFIILSATQLIYIFAIHGAVSTR; encoded by the exons ATGAAACCCATTGCCACTCTGCTTCTGCTGCTTAACTTCTGCATGTTTGCAGTCATTTTGGGCATCGGTGGGTGGGCCATGAACACAGCCATCGATCATGGCTTCGTCATTG GCCCTGGCTTACGACTACCGGCGCATTTCTCACCAATTTACTTCCCCATGGGGAACGCAGCCACTGGTTTCTTTGTGACATTCGCTTTGTTGGCTGCCGTGGCTGGAGCTGCCTCATCAATCTCAGGACTAAACCATATTCGGTCATGGAGTGCTGAAAGCTTAGGCGCAGCATCCTCTGCTGCTGTTTTGGCTTGGTCTCTCACTATCCTTGCCATGGG CTTTGCTTGCAAAGAGATTGCTCTGGATTACAGAAACACAAGACTG ATAACAATGGAGGCGTTCTTCATAATTCTCTCTGCTACACAGCTAATATACATCTTTGCCATCCATGGTGCTGTTTCCACGAGATGA
- the LOC111782886 gene encoding 60S ribosomal protein L32-1-like: MAVPLLSKKVVKKRTQKFKRPQSDRKISVKESWRRPKGIDSRVRRKFKGCTLMPNIGYGTDKKTRHYLPNGFKKFVVHNVKELEILMMHNRTYCAEIAHDVSTKKRKEIVERAAQLDVVVTNKLARLRSQEDE, translated from the exons ATGGCGGTGCCTTTGCTGTCGAAGAAGGTTGTGAAGAAGAGGACCCAGAAGTTCAAGAGGCCTCAAAGTGATCGAAAGATCTCCGTCaag GAAAGCTGGAGAAGGCCAAAGGGTATTGATTCCAGAGTTCGAAGAAAGTTCAAAGGATGTACTTTGATGCCAAATATTGGTTATGGCACCGACAAAAAGACCCGCCACTACTTGCCCAACGGGTTTAAGAAGTTCGTTGTTCATAATGTCAAGGAGCTCGAGATCTTGATGATGCACAATAG GACCTACTGTGCCGAGATTGCTCACGATGTTTCCacaaagaagaggaaagagATTGTTGAGAGGGCAGCTCAACTTGATGTGGTAGTCACCAACAAGCTCGCTAGGTTACGCAGCCAAGAGGATGAATAA